A genomic stretch from Amycolatopsis sp. 195334CR includes:
- a CDS encoding helix-turn-helix transcriptional regulator, with product MRCEVGQAVTGRAVDRLVEQVRTTPKAVVRAVVSAPGGYGKSTLIAEVSAAYTAAGFEVLDAVALTTRDLGDRHGSAVVIDDAHLLGDHQLNRLREVVRSGYPRVVLTQRPAPRPAALRALATEIGEVVPLGPLTTAQTGVLAAAHGTELGDDRIERLHRHTGGVPRFVARIAGLDGLDGFRSDLALLPDDVLRYLIAAEAGATADTDLLDALFGPGRAAVVELARASGLLGHDGRLVPVAADAIRRLCPAPRRVEVLHRMAEIQLRSGQPVEDLAGRFLAVEITGPTAAEVFVRAAEETAVPRLSAEFFAAAAAAGPRSADLVANWARAAALAGDLDTALRLSDELLSSAHRESQAEGALIAGLVLGRRGELVRSAELFRFAGVPAAANFAVVAETAVGRRATGPPAPALVPTLSTAIAERLGTGLAESISDTPARALPTLFGAADLVRPKNPAALLPDSPAALAGIAAMHWGELGPAEAILETAAAGESFAARHHLLLAWVSLLRGDLPAAAQRARQAGAGLDNREELFAAALELGIARRSSNLPALRRAWSRAYPALLRNPVNLFLLLPLNEIAIAAARLGERSSFALTTEQITTTLAALGNPPLWATATAWSRFYAAIVTDDADAARAELSTLESVAGAGRYPAALAEAGGAWLSVLAGQPDADRVTAAASGLRDLGFVWDAARLAGQAAIRTSDRQAMTRLLETARQFQGRSREDAAGTTSVTTPEVELSRRERQVAELVVEGLTYKQVGAQLYISGKTVEHHMARIRSKTGITDRGELLGTLRSLITGN from the coding sequence ATGCGATGTGAGGTCGGGCAGGCGGTCACCGGCCGCGCGGTGGACCGCCTGGTGGAGCAGGTGCGCACGACCCCGAAGGCGGTCGTGCGGGCCGTGGTCTCCGCTCCGGGTGGCTACGGCAAGTCGACGCTCATCGCGGAGGTCTCCGCCGCCTACACCGCCGCCGGATTCGAGGTGCTCGACGCGGTCGCTCTGACCACACGCGATCTGGGGGACCGGCACGGCAGCGCGGTGGTGATCGACGACGCGCACCTGCTCGGCGACCACCAGCTGAACCGGCTACGGGAAGTCGTGCGGTCGGGCTATCCGCGGGTGGTGCTCACCCAGCGCCCGGCCCCGCGCCCGGCGGCCCTGCGCGCGCTGGCCACCGAGATCGGTGAGGTGGTGCCACTGGGCCCGCTCACCACGGCGCAGACCGGCGTACTGGCCGCCGCGCACGGCACGGAACTCGGTGACGACCGGATCGAGCGGCTGCACCGCCACACCGGCGGGGTGCCGCGGTTCGTCGCGCGTATCGCCGGTCTCGACGGGCTCGACGGCTTCCGCTCGGACCTCGCCCTGCTACCCGATGACGTCCTGCGCTACCTGATCGCCGCGGAAGCGGGCGCCACTGCGGACACCGATCTGCTCGACGCGCTGTTCGGGCCCGGGCGGGCGGCGGTGGTCGAGCTGGCCAGGGCGTCCGGGCTGCTCGGGCACGACGGCAGGCTGGTCCCGGTCGCCGCGGACGCGATCCGGCGGCTCTGCCCGGCACCGCGCCGGGTCGAGGTGCTGCACCGGATGGCCGAGATCCAACTGCGTTCGGGACAGCCCGTCGAAGACCTCGCGGGCAGGTTTCTCGCGGTCGAGATCACCGGTCCCACCGCCGCCGAGGTATTCGTCCGAGCTGCCGAGGAAACCGCCGTGCCCCGGTTGTCCGCCGAGTTCTTCGCCGCGGCGGCCGCCGCCGGGCCGCGGTCGGCGGACCTGGTCGCGAACTGGGCGCGTGCCGCCGCGCTGGCCGGCGACCTCGACACCGCACTGCGCCTGAGCGACGAACTGCTCTCCAGCGCCCACCGGGAAAGCCAGGCCGAAGGCGCGTTGATCGCGGGCTTGGTTCTCGGCCGGCGAGGAGAGCTGGTGCGCAGCGCCGAGCTGTTCCGGTTCGCGGGTGTGCCCGCGGCGGCGAACTTCGCGGTCGTCGCGGAAACTGCGGTGGGCAGACGCGCGACGGGGCCACCAGCACCGGCGCTCGTCCCCACCCTGTCCACGGCCATCGCCGAGCGCCTGGGCACCGGACTGGCCGAGTCCATTTCGGACACTCCGGCGCGAGCCCTGCCCACGCTGTTCGGCGCCGCCGATCTGGTGCGCCCGAAGAACCCGGCGGCACTGCTGCCGGACTCGCCCGCCGCGCTCGCGGGTATCGCGGCCATGCACTGGGGCGAACTCGGTCCCGCCGAAGCCATTCTCGAAACCGCCGCGGCGGGCGAATCTTTCGCCGCGCGGCATCACCTGTTGCTGGCCTGGGTTTCCCTGCTTCGCGGTGATCTCCCGGCTGCGGCCCAGCGGGCCCGGCAGGCTGGTGCCGGGCTGGACAACCGCGAGGAACTGTTCGCTGCCGCACTCGAACTGGGCATCGCCCGCCGTTCCAGCAACCTGCCCGCGTTACGACGGGCGTGGAGCCGGGCTTACCCGGCGTTGCTGCGCAATCCGGTGAACCTGTTCCTGTTGCTGCCGCTGAACGAGATCGCCATCGCCGCGGCCCGGCTCGGCGAGCGGTCCTCGTTCGCGCTGACCACCGAGCAGATCACCACCACCCTGGCGGCGCTGGGAAACCCGCCGCTGTGGGCCACGGCGACGGCGTGGAGCAGGTTCTACGCCGCGATCGTCACCGACGACGCCGACGCTGCCCGCGCCGAGCTGTCCACTTTGGAGTCGGTGGCTGGCGCCGGCCGCTATCCGGCCGCGCTCGCCGAGGCTGGCGGCGCCTGGCTGTCCGTGCTCGCCGGGCAACCCGACGCCGACCGGGTCACCGCGGCTGCGTCCGGCTTGCGGGACCTGGGTTTCGTCTGGGACGCCGCGCGGCTGGCCGGCCAGGCGGCGATCCGCACCAGCGACCGCCAGGCGATGACCCGGCTGCTGGAAACGGCCCGCCAGTTCCAGGGCCGCAGCCGCGAGGACGCGGCGGGCACCACTTCGGTGACCACCCCGGAGGTGGAACTCAGCCGCCGCGAACGGCAGGTCGCCGAACTCGTCGTGGAAGGCCTGACCTACAAGCAGGTCGGGGCACAGCTCTACATCTCCGGCAAAACCGTCGAACACCACATGGCCCGGATCCGGAGTAAAACCGGCATCACCGACCGCGGGGAACTACTCGGTACCCTGCGCTCCCTGATCACCGGAAATTGA
- a CDS encoding MFS transporter, producing MSVSALTVENGPKSGASATAVLGLVILVYTVLESMLVPALPLIQDGVGASASSITWVFTGLLLSGTVATPLVGRLADIYDKKAVFLVVLGIVAVGTLLGAVATSIVVLAIGQVLQGAGLGLVPLSLGILRDTQPAARARIGNGLVVGMSGLGSVIGLLLAGPLLTALPYNWLYWLPLAALVLLGAAAVPVLPAARPPTGDVRVDWVGAALLSGGLLAVLIGLTQSPSWGWWSAEFLSLGAAGLTLLAVFVVVELKVRQPLIDLRSGGRSVIITCVVAFAVGWATYAVFLSLPTIVAAPPSTGYGLGDTPSTAGLLLIPLGVVAAASAPLAGLLERVLGAKMVLVLSCLPIVASAAVLFLARHEGVVLAFASGLAGLGIGIGLTQAMNIVSSAVPAERMASASGLLLVVRSIGATVGVQVSGSVLASDPVPGTALPTWSSFSAVFLMATVVGVGAVIAGAALPGRTARFE from the coding sequence ATGTCGGTATCTGCGCTCACCGTCGAGAACGGACCGAAATCCGGGGCATCCGCCACCGCCGTGCTGGGCTTGGTCATCCTGGTCTACACCGTGCTGGAGTCGATGCTGGTTCCGGCACTGCCCCTGATCCAGGACGGGGTCGGCGCCTCCGCCTCGTCGATCACCTGGGTCTTCACCGGTTTGCTCCTGTCAGGCACGGTGGCGACCCCGCTGGTCGGACGGCTGGCCGACATCTACGACAAGAAGGCGGTCTTCCTCGTCGTACTGGGGATCGTCGCGGTGGGCACGCTCCTCGGCGCGGTGGCCACGTCGATCGTCGTGCTCGCGATCGGTCAGGTGCTCCAGGGCGCCGGGCTCGGACTCGTTCCCCTGTCGCTCGGCATTCTGCGGGACACCCAGCCGGCCGCGCGGGCCAGGATCGGCAACGGCCTGGTGGTCGGCATGTCGGGACTGGGTTCGGTCATCGGCTTGTTGCTGGCCGGCCCGCTCCTGACCGCACTGCCCTACAACTGGCTCTACTGGCTCCCGCTGGCCGCCCTGGTCCTGCTCGGTGCCGCGGCGGTGCCGGTACTTCCGGCCGCCCGGCCGCCCACTGGCGACGTCCGGGTCGACTGGGTGGGCGCGGCTTTGCTGAGCGGTGGTCTGCTCGCGGTGCTCATCGGTCTCACCCAGTCCCCGTCGTGGGGATGGTGGTCGGCGGAGTTCCTCTCGCTCGGCGCTGCGGGCCTGACGCTGCTGGCCGTGTTCGTGGTGGTCGAGTTGAAGGTCCGGCAGCCACTGATCGATCTTCGCTCCGGTGGCCGGTCGGTGATCATCACCTGCGTCGTCGCGTTCGCCGTCGGCTGGGCGACGTACGCGGTCTTCCTCTCACTCCCGACGATCGTCGCCGCGCCTCCCTCGACCGGGTACGGGCTCGGCGACACGCCGAGCACGGCTGGGCTGCTGCTGATCCCGCTGGGCGTGGTCGCCGCCGCGTCGGCGCCACTGGCCGGGCTGCTGGAACGCGTGCTCGGCGCCAAGATGGTGCTGGTGCTGTCCTGCCTGCCGATCGTCGCTTCCGCCGCGGTCCTCTTCCTGGCCCGCCACGAGGGCGTCGTGCTGGCGTTCGCGTCCGGGCTTGCCGGGCTCGGCATCGGCATCGGCCTGACCCAGGCGATGAACATCGTGTCGTCGGCGGTGCCCGCTGAGCGGATGGCCAGCGCGAGCGGCCTGCTGCTGGTCGTGCGCTCGATCGGCGCGACGGTGGGCGTGCAGGTGTCGGGCAGCGTCCTGGCGAGCGACCCCGTTCCGGGGACGGCCTTGCCCACCTGGTCGTCCTTCAGCGCGGTCTTCCTCATGGCGACCGTGGTCGGCGTCGGGGCGGTCATCGCCGGCGCCGCGCTTCCCGGTCGAACTGCCCGCTTCGAATGA